The following are encoded together in the Bradymonas sediminis genome:
- a CDS encoding AMP-binding protein — translation MHNFPTYFWRKFQDTKDKTALRTVDTKGKVAEETYWEWTRRVQRLAIALLEAGLQPGERIAMTASGGRDWLDLAFASWLIGGCVVVVPTNRPRLQVLRALARTGSSWVVVRDVEQKKFLRGKKEDKFPPGLRWVAFDKPTSAVKSEAVFFLEDLDREGRSLAVRGWVDKLARVIYQVSPEQPSLILFDTDLGEDPHGSHYSGAKVKEILEMLGEDLQLSDTSCLLATLDYGHFPNWLLSAATLLHGGTLATAKTVEEVASNLHTLNPTHLISDARFLERRAMRLRADLETSTAGLQSDGGEGNSGGYFGITKMLGQVGKEAARKLFFDPLSREFGARIEAVYVLGAAPSQELRELLEGSDIQLLGLFARPECGISHLERLSARRPGSRGRPVQSYACKIDGARREGSGEVLVRSHLMFDGYWDDKGPREVDANGWLHTGATGSLQSGYLYIKD, via the coding sequence ATGCATAATTTCCCCACATATTTCTGGCGCAAATTTCAAGACACCAAAGATAAGACCGCGCTTCGCACGGTAGACACGAAAGGAAAGGTCGCAGAGGAGACGTATTGGGAATGGACGCGACGGGTCCAGCGCCTCGCCATCGCGCTTTTGGAGGCGGGGTTGCAGCCGGGCGAGCGCATCGCGATGACGGCGTCAGGTGGGCGGGATTGGCTGGACCTGGCGTTCGCGAGTTGGCTGATTGGCGGGTGTGTGGTGGTGGTGCCGACGAACCGGCCACGACTTCAAGTTCTTCGGGCCTTGGCGCGCACCGGGAGCTCCTGGGTGGTCGTCCGTGACGTCGAGCAAAAGAAATTCCTGAGGGGCAAGAAAGAGGACAAATTTCCGCCCGGGCTGCGCTGGGTTGCGTTCGATAAGCCGACGAGCGCCGTCAAAAGCGAGGCGGTATTCTTCCTCGAGGATCTCGACCGAGAAGGGCGCTCGCTGGCCGTGCGCGGCTGGGTCGACAAGCTGGCGCGGGTTATCTACCAGGTATCGCCCGAGCAACCGTCCCTCATCCTATTTGACACCGACCTCGGCGAGGACCCGCACGGCTCTCATTATTCGGGGGCGAAGGTTAAGGAAATCCTGGAGATGCTCGGCGAAGACCTCCAACTCAGCGATACGAGCTGCCTCCTTGCGACACTGGATTACGGCCACTTTCCCAATTGGCTCCTGAGCGCCGCGACCCTGCTGCACGGCGGCACGCTCGCCACCGCGAAGACGGTCGAGGAGGTCGCGTCGAATCTTCATACGCTCAACCCGACCCATCTGATCTCGGACGCGCGCTTTTTGGAGCGCCGGGCGATGCGCCTGCGCGCCGACCTCGAGACATCCACCGCCGGCCTGCAATCGGACGGGGGCGAGGGCAATTCGGGTGGCTATTTTGGGATCACAAAGATGCTCGGGCAGGTGGGCAAGGAGGCGGCCCGAAAGCTGTTCTTCGACCCGCTCTCACGCGAGTTCGGCGCGCGCATCGAAGCCGTCTATGTGCTCGGCGCGGCTCCCTCGCAGGAATTAAGAGAGCTATTGGAGGGAAGCGATATTCAACTCCTCGGGCTCTTCGCGCGCCCCGAATGCGGAATCAGCCACCTTGAGCGCCTTAGCGCCCGGCGTCCGGGTTCCAGAGGTCGCCCGGTCCAAAGCTATGCCTGTAAGATCGACGGGGCCCGGCGCGAGGGCAGCGGCGAGGTGCTGGTGCGCAGCCATCTTATGTTTGACGGGTATTGGGATGACAAGGGGCCCCGCGAAGTCGACGCGAATGGCTGGCTTCATACGGGCGCGACGGGCTCATTGCAGAGCGGCTACCTCTATATCAAGGATTGA
- a CDS encoding NAD(P)/FAD-dependent oxidoreductase: MQQINPHQDEPEDMSETWDLIIIGGGAAGFYAAITCAEARPGTRVLIVEKSARVLQKVKISGGGRCNVTHDCPDPKRMASFYPRGNRALIGPLHHFGVLDTIRWFNARGVQLKTESDGRMFPTTDDSTTIIDCLSAAADKAGVEIRTSHGVKDITPIDSAAFTGFELTMHRQEPLRARKVLLATGGTRTAAGASLARTLGHNPIPAVPSLFTFNIEDARIDGLAGVSVEHASARVQGEKLTTDGPILITHWGLSGPAILKLSAWGARELHARDYSFTLEVNWLPGINVSERFHKLRTDWGKRQVSTRSAFDAISKRLWESLVGAAGIDGECRWAELPKAKSNKLAEYLTRAEFGVAGKSTNKDEFVTCGGVPTDEVDTRTFESRKTPGAYFAGEILNIDGVTGGFNFQNAWTTGHLAGMAIASELAAK, translated from the coding sequence ATGCAGCAGATAAACCCCCACCAAGATGAGCCCGAAGATATGAGTGAGACCTGGGACCTGATAATTATCGGCGGCGGCGCTGCCGGATTTTACGCCGCGATCACCTGCGCCGAGGCCCGCCCCGGCACACGCGTGCTCATCGTTGAGAAGTCCGCGCGCGTCCTGCAAAAGGTCAAAATTTCGGGCGGCGGGCGGTGCAACGTCACGCACGATTGTCCCGATCCCAAGCGCATGGCGAGCTTTTATCCGCGGGGAAACCGCGCGCTTATCGGGCCCCTGCATCATTTCGGTGTGCTCGACACGATTCGCTGGTTCAACGCGCGCGGCGTGCAGCTTAAGACCGAGTCCGACGGCCGGATGTTTCCGACGACCGACGACTCCACGACCATCATCGACTGCCTGAGCGCTGCCGCCGACAAGGCCGGCGTCGAAATCCGCACCTCCCACGGTGTCAAAGACATCACCCCCATCGACTCCGCCGCGTTCACCGGATTCGAGCTCACGATGCATCGCCAGGAGCCATTGCGCGCGCGCAAAGTTCTGCTCGCAACCGGCGGCACCCGCACCGCCGCAGGCGCAAGCCTTGCCAGAACCCTCGGGCATAACCCCATCCCGGCGGTCCCCTCACTCTTCACATTCAATATCGAAGACGCTCGCATCGACGGCCTGGCCGGCGTCTCGGTCGAACACGCATCCGCGCGCGTTCAGGGCGAAAAGCTCACCACCGACGGCCCCATCCTCATCACGCATTGGGGCCTGAGCGGCCCCGCAATCCTGAAGTTGTCCGCGTGGGGCGCGCGCGAATTGCACGCGCGCGACTATAGCTTCACGCTCGAGGTCAACTGGCTCCCCGGCATCAACGTCAGCGAACGCTTCCACAAGCTGCGCACCGACTGGGGCAAACGCCAGGTCTCCACCCGCTCAGCCTTCGACGCGATCTCGAAGCGCCTCTGGGAATCACTGGTCGGCGCCGCCGGCATCGACGGCGAATGCCGCTGGGCCGAGCTCCCCAAAGCGAAGAGCAACAAGCTCGCCGAATACCTCACGCGCGCCGAATTTGGCGTCGCCGGAAAGAGCACCAACAAGGACGAATTCGTAACCTGTGGCGGCGTCCCCACCGACGAAGTCGACACCCGCACCTTCGAAAGCCGCAAAACCCCCGGCGCGTATTTCGCCGGCGAAATCCTAAATATCGACGGCGTCACCGGCGGATTCAACTTCCAAAACGCCTGGACCACCGGCCACCTCGCGGGCATGGCCATCGCCTCAGAGCTCGCAGCGAAATAG
- a CDS encoding Eco57I restriction-modification methylase domain-containing protein, whose product MKYRTGDSMNLEGVRDLSSHCGELKVGAWQSLAARLGYDTAHGAQISAASFPVWGFDARDAAAFDGVEVLAATPDYRLMRVDDEAGRGDFRTLRRLMCALRRVNPEELVVWWWTRAETLTVALLDTYEDGREFVRRMDIDRGEPDAVSLAQLEALSIADLGDAENADPDVTDRAAMLRRHIGEVLAQERLTREFFDGFTKALDTLCAEMVEGPEDAEDRHDVALATLLRLVFLYFLQIRGALDGDRRFVLRKLREARAQERNFYRSVLRPLFFDALNQPLTSRRASVAALGEFPFLNGGLFEPLPAEHRHPELSWPDAVWAQIIEGLLEHYHFAVEEMEGADEQRAVDPEMLGRVFEGLMYGASRQKSGSFYTPRDVVRKLVDEAVGGYLSDTTALSPAQIHAMLDGHPLAIDGKMRDEVREALSTVRILDPAVGTGAFLLEALQVLRRCHFALDGEDAAARGADPLAEYRHVRGLIHRHLFGVDIQHTAVRLCELRLWLSLLTTLPKMPIEGLPPLPNLSHKVCVGNSLLSPSDLLKLRSGRSAFASAELLGQESDGQTVREMLAKLEQTQRAYLTAHGAPKLRVRAELAELEASIQQAILAARRGKLAASLVPLDQLGASQDLFGDDVELTHEQDAEHRDLSAQIEAIDTASEALKAGRVSSLSFDYATRFGQLLEEGGFDIIITNPPWVRAQNIDAAHADVLRSRYACQRRGLWAGAKKAGIRAPFGPQVDLAALFLERSLELLRPGGRLCGLVPAKLFRSLHGAALRAQLAQHAIVALEDFSDGSRRIFDATVYPAMLHLQKRETPKPIGRASRRDSLRARAIREPSPMQLTVWRGDLATSWRSEPSALFAASNQPGAPWLLAEPRVLSLFERMRAVSETLGEVPALQPSRGLFTGCNEVFIHDEAETLQLLAEDVEAFSRPVLSGRDVRPWSVETPRRILWPYDPALELRDDLPQSLRVHFEKHAGELKSRSDYRADKPLWQMFRVKGALCKPKVVWRDLSPKLEAALAPADVLPLNTVYFISLDDERRARLFAALLNSAPMRAMAYALAERARGGWRRHFAWVMRLLPVPRRFVEFINGKDDLDLLAFEQELRERPAPWDATPRLDHFAGELFGLKPAEVDYLRAWRCGEEVA is encoded by the coding sequence GTGAAATATAGAACGGGTGATTCGATGAATCTTGAAGGTGTTCGTGACCTGTCGAGCCATTGCGGAGAGTTAAAAGTTGGCGCGTGGCAGTCTCTCGCGGCGAGGTTGGGCTATGACACGGCGCATGGTGCGCAGATCTCGGCGGCGTCATTCCCCGTATGGGGATTCGATGCTCGCGATGCGGCGGCATTCGACGGTGTGGAGGTGCTCGCGGCGACGCCGGATTATCGTTTGATGCGGGTCGATGATGAAGCGGGACGTGGGGATTTCCGCACGCTTCGACGGCTGATGTGCGCGCTGCGGCGCGTGAATCCCGAAGAGTTGGTTGTCTGGTGGTGGACGCGCGCGGAGACGCTGACGGTGGCGTTGCTCGACACCTATGAGGATGGGCGAGAGTTCGTGCGGCGTATGGATATCGACCGCGGCGAGCCGGACGCGGTGAGCCTGGCGCAGCTTGAGGCGTTGTCGATCGCCGACCTGGGGGATGCCGAGAATGCAGACCCGGATGTGACCGATCGCGCGGCGATGCTGCGTCGTCATATCGGCGAGGTGCTCGCGCAGGAGCGTCTGACGCGTGAGTTTTTCGACGGGTTTACCAAGGCGCTCGATACGCTGTGCGCGGAGATGGTTGAGGGGCCCGAAGACGCTGAGGACCGCCACGACGTCGCGCTGGCGACGCTCTTACGGCTGGTATTTCTATACTTTCTGCAGATTCGCGGCGCCTTGGACGGCGACCGGCGCTTCGTTCTGCGTAAGCTGAGGGAGGCGCGCGCGCAGGAGCGCAACTTCTATCGCAGCGTCTTGCGACCGCTATTTTTTGATGCGCTGAATCAGCCGCTGACATCGCGCCGCGCATCGGTCGCGGCGCTCGGGGAGTTTCCGTTTCTCAACGGCGGACTCTTCGAGCCCCTGCCGGCGGAGCATCGTCACCCGGAGTTATCCTGGCCGGACGCGGTGTGGGCGCAAATCATCGAGGGTTTGCTCGAGCACTACCATTTCGCGGTCGAGGAGATGGAGGGCGCCGATGAACAGCGCGCGGTCGATCCCGAGATGCTCGGGCGGGTCTTTGAGGGGCTGATGTACGGCGCGTCGCGGCAGAAGTCGGGGAGTTTTTATACGCCTCGTGATGTGGTGCGAAAGCTCGTCGATGAGGCTGTGGGTGGCTACCTCAGCGACACGACCGCCCTCTCCCCCGCCCAGATTCACGCGATGCTCGACGGGCATCCGTTGGCGATTGACGGCAAGATGCGTGACGAGGTGCGCGAGGCGCTCTCGACGGTGCGCATCCTCGACCCGGCGGTGGGGACCGGAGCGTTTTTGCTGGAGGCATTGCAGGTATTGCGGCGCTGTCATTTTGCGCTCGACGGTGAGGACGCGGCCGCTCGCGGTGCCGATCCCCTGGCTGAATATCGCCACGTGCGTGGGCTGATTCATCGTCATCTCTTTGGCGTCGATATCCAACATACGGCGGTGCGTCTCTGCGAATTGCGGCTGTGGTTGTCGCTGCTTACGACGCTGCCAAAGATGCCCATCGAGGGTCTGCCGCCCTTGCCCAACCTGTCGCATAAGGTGTGCGTCGGGAACTCATTGCTCTCGCCGAGTGACCTGCTCAAGCTGCGCAGCGGGCGCTCCGCCTTCGCGTCGGCGGAACTCCTTGGCCAGGAGAGTGACGGGCAGACAGTGCGTGAAATGCTCGCAAAGTTGGAGCAAACGCAACGCGCGTACCTGACCGCGCACGGCGCGCCGAAGCTTAGGGTCCGCGCGGAACTCGCCGAGCTCGAGGCGAGTATTCAACAGGCGATTCTCGCCGCGCGTCGCGGCAAGCTCGCCGCGAGTCTTGTGCCCCTGGACCAGCTGGGCGCATCCCAAGACCTCTTCGGTGATGATGTGGAGCTGACCCACGAGCAGGACGCGGAGCATCGGGATCTGAGCGCTCAAATCGAGGCGATCGACACGGCCAGTGAGGCGCTCAAGGCCGGTCGGGTCTCGTCGCTTAGCTTCGACTACGCGACGCGGTTTGGCCAACTTCTCGAAGAAGGCGGCTTCGATATCATCATCACGAATCCGCCGTGGGTGCGGGCGCAGAATATCGACGCGGCGCACGCGGATGTGCTGCGTTCTCGCTACGCGTGTCAGCGGCGCGGGCTCTGGGCGGGGGCAAAAAAGGCTGGGATTCGCGCGCCATTCGGTCCGCAGGTCGACCTCGCCGCGCTCTTTTTGGAGCGCTCGCTTGAGCTGCTTCGCCCGGGCGGGCGTCTTTGCGGGTTAGTGCCGGCGAAGCTCTTTCGCTCGCTCCACGGCGCCGCGTTGCGCGCCCAACTTGCCCAACACGCGATTGTCGCGCTTGAGGACTTCTCGGACGGGTCGCGGCGCATCTTTGATGCGACTGTCTATCCGGCGATGTTGCACCTTCAAAAGCGTGAGACGCCAAAACCGATTGGGCGCGCGTCGCGGCGGGATTCGCTGCGCGCGCGGGCGATTCGAGAGCCTTCGCCCATGCAATTAACGGTCTGGCGCGGTGATCTGGCGACCTCCTGGCGGAGTGAGCCGAGCGCCCTCTTCGCCGCCTCGAACCAGCCCGGCGCGCCCTGGTTGTTGGCCGAGCCGCGGGTCCTGAGCCTATTTGAGCGGATGCGCGCGGTCAGTGAGACGCTCGGTGAAGTGCCGGCGCTGCAACCCTCGCGCGGGCTTTTTACAGGTTGCAATGAGGTCTTTATTCACGATGAGGCCGAGACCCTGCAGCTATTGGCCGAGGACGTTGAGGCGTTTAGCCGACCGGTGCTCAGCGGGCGTGACGTGCGGCCCTGGTCGGTGGAGACGCCCAGACGCATCCTCTGGCCCTATGACCCTGCGCTTGAACTTCGCGATGACCTGCCGCAATCGCTACGCGTTCATTTTGAAAAGCACGCTGGCGAGTTGAAGAGTCGCAGTGATTATCGTGCGGATAAGCCGTTGTGGCAGATGTTTCGGGTCAAAGGGGCGCTTTGCAAGCCGAAGGTCGTTTGGCGTGATCTGAGCCCGAAGTTGGAGGCGGCGCTCGCGCCGGCCGATGTGCTGCCCCTGAACACGGTCTATTTTATCTCCCTCGACGATGAGCGGCGCGCGCGGCTTTTCGCGGCGCTCCTCAATAGCGCGCCGATGCGCGCGATGGCCTACGCGCTGGCGGAGCGTGCCCGCGGCGGGTGGCGGCGCCACTTTGCCTGGGTGATGCGCCTGCTGCCGGTGCCGCGGCGCTTCGTTGAGTTTATCAACGGCAAAGACGACCTGGATCTCCTCGCTTTTGAGCAGGAGTTACGCGAGCGCCCTGCCCCGTGGGATGCCACGCCGCGCCTCGATCATTTCGCCGGGGAGCTCTTCGGTCTTAAGCCCGCCGAGGTTGATTACCTGCGCGCCTGGCGCTGCGGTGAGGAGGTGGCGTGA
- a CDS encoding DEAD/DEAH box helicase codes for MVGNTGGSERIGELELAPFQQRAVLRGLKIARAYGGVLLADAVGLGKTRVGLAMAAALRRDARIRGAGGRAGPILCCAPARLGTQWREAAIAAGVADFEVITHTAMSRGLLAPDVHPSVILVDEAHRFRNPNARRSRRLCDLAARAPLVLMSATPVCNNQWDLYHLFRLFLGDHDLRRAIGHNLKEAFELAQAGDFDLSELVEHLVIRRVEAPSTIGFGRRPDVALEVLTYRAGADEVWLWKNLEAEFERLSMELFREDWPRQLLTEYLLKRWESGADALWATLLEMVDFHRRWLQADSHAHQLSRSDFRRLFRSEARAEFELSVAGGFRGGAVAARQAVFPFFYDFSGQSQNVSRETLRPIERHQVERDLGLLRALLGRVESVAKNGDDKRRAIFELIASDAQKILVFTSYQQAARGLYDYLIRRLGPQARVGLVTGEGAYATGLGKTRADELVRRFAPISNGASQMPKHQQIDVLIGTDCLSEGVNLQDCSRVVLADLPYSPLGVEQRIGRLLRPGASAETATVYLPRPDCWADSLGLRRRLDRKISQAAHVGANFVAARHLSDEPSSTVEKPADNTLAALTRFDALRRSFGEEPERARLEGAGFGRARVRRGVRRLWLRVAVSEAKSTRYIWCRSALNEAPKMRLSAVIDGLIEDSNGSAPLEAIGQDALDSTLYEPARALIRERERLLRSARLAPYPLRLDAPQRRIWAMISGAVEAHQMRVDRRALGEFRHELLRSFPRGVERRFEEMLRATMTPEKLYAQTRAILGEVPKWSPEISLTIVAGLELLPEGVAA; via the coding sequence ATGGTTGGCAATACGGGAGGGTCCGAGCGTATCGGCGAGCTCGAACTCGCGCCCTTCCAGCAGCGGGCGGTGCTGCGTGGGCTGAAGATCGCGCGCGCCTACGGGGGCGTATTGTTGGCCGATGCGGTCGGTCTTGGGAAGACGCGTGTTGGGTTGGCGATGGCGGCGGCGCTTCGGCGAGATGCGCGTATTCGGGGCGCGGGCGGTCGCGCAGGACCGATACTATGCTGCGCGCCGGCCCGACTCGGCACGCAGTGGCGCGAGGCTGCCATCGCCGCAGGAGTCGCTGATTTCGAGGTGATCACACATACGGCGATGAGTCGCGGGCTGCTTGCGCCGGACGTTCATCCGTCGGTGATATTGGTCGACGAGGCGCATCGCTTTCGCAATCCCAACGCCCGGCGAAGTCGCCGCCTCTGCGACCTCGCCGCGCGCGCCCCGCTCGTGCTGATGAGCGCGACGCCGGTCTGCAATAATCAGTGGGACCTGTATCACCTCTTTCGGCTATTCCTTGGCGACCACGATCTTCGCCGGGCGATTGGGCATAACCTAAAAGAGGCGTTTGAGTTGGCGCAGGCGGGCGACTTCGACCTGAGTGAGCTGGTCGAGCATCTGGTTATTCGTCGCGTCGAGGCGCCGTCAACCATCGGCTTTGGCAGACGGCCTGACGTCGCGCTCGAGGTGCTCACCTACCGGGCGGGGGCCGATGAGGTTTGGCTCTGGAAGAACCTGGAGGCCGAGTTTGAGCGCCTGTCGATGGAGCTATTTCGGGAAGATTGGCCTCGCCAACTCCTGACCGAATACCTCCTCAAGCGCTGGGAGAGCGGCGCCGATGCCCTCTGGGCGACGTTGCTTGAGATGGTCGATTTTCACCGGCGTTGGCTGCAGGCCGATAGTCATGCACATCAACTGAGCCGCAGTGATTTTCGCCGGCTATTTCGCAGCGAGGCGCGCGCGGAGTTCGAGCTAAGCGTGGCCGGCGGCTTCCGGGGCGGCGCGGTCGCTGCGCGCCAGGCCGTCTTCCCCTTCTTCTATGACTTTTCGGGGCAATCTCAGAATGTTTCACGTGAAACATTGCGTCCGATTGAGCGCCACCAGGTCGAGCGCGACCTCGGGCTGCTGCGGGCCTTGCTGGGGCGCGTCGAGTCGGTCGCGAAGAACGGCGATGATAAACGCCGGGCGATCTTCGAGCTTATCGCGAGCGATGCGCAGAAGATTTTGGTCTTTACGAGTTATCAGCAGGCGGCGCGGGGGCTCTATGATTATCTGATTCGGCGATTGGGTCCGCAGGCGCGGGTGGGGCTGGTCACCGGTGAGGGGGCGTATGCGACGGGGTTGGGGAAGACGCGGGCCGATGAGTTGGTGCGGCGATTCGCGCCGATATCGAACGGCGCCTCACAGATGCCAAAACATCAACAAATTGACGTGCTTATCGGCACGGATTGCTTGTCGGAGGGCGTCAATCTACAGGATTGCTCCCGGGTGGTTCTGGCCGACCTGCCCTACTCGCCGCTCGGGGTCGAGCAGCGCATCGGGCGACTCTTGCGGCCCGGGGCGTCGGCCGAAACCGCGACGGTTTATCTTCCGCGCCCCGACTGTTGGGCGGATAGCCTGGGGCTCCGGCGCCGCCTCGACCGCAAGATTTCGCAGGCGGCGCATGTGGGCGCGAATTTCGTGGCGGCGCGTCACCTCAGCGATGAGCCATCTTCGACAGTGGAGAAGCCCGCCGATAATACGCTGGCCGCGCTGACGCGATTCGACGCGTTGAGGCGGAGCTTCGGCGAGGAGCCGGAGCGCGCGCGTTTGGAGGGTGCGGGTTTCGGCAGAGCGCGCGTGCGTCGTGGGGTGCGGCGTTTGTGGCTGCGCGTTGCGGTCTCCGAGGCGAAGTCGACCCGTTATATCTGGTGTCGCTCGGCGCTAAATGAGGCGCCGAAGATGCGTCTTAGCGCGGTGATTGATGGGCTGATTGAGGATTCAAATGGCAGCGCGCCGCTCGAAGCAATCGGGCAAGATGCGCTTGATTCGACTCTTTATGAGCCGGCGCGGGCGTTGATTCGGGAGCGTGAGCGTCTGCTGCGCTCGGCGCGCCTCGCGCCCTACCCGCTACGCCTGGACGCGCCACAGCGTCGCATTTGGGCGATGATTTCCGGGGCCGTCGAGGCGCATCAGATGCGGGTGGATCGGCGCGCGCTCGGGGAGTTTCGTCATGAGTTGCTGCGCTCATTTCCCCGGGGTGTGGAGCGGCGTTTTGAGGAGATGCTTCGGGCGACGATGACGCCTGAGAAATTATATGCCCAGACGCGCGCTATTTTGGGCGAGGTGCCGAAGTGGAGCCCCGAGATCTCGTTGACGATCGTCGCAGGTCTGGAGTTGCTGCCCGAAGGCGTGGCCGCGTAG
- a CDS encoding tetratricopeptide repeat protein, producing MHRFAPSKLLYLIVLLLGLSLGACSQTKSAVREPTLDGAQEPEPERAIPDEYWVRRIKSDLDLTNLVDSCLDDDAMACTLLGKALLDGFAMQKDPQQAAEYFTRGCAAKSPVACAMLASAFVIGHGVEKSLQQAWEYYVNACDYGAAMGCVGLGMLYERDLVEGFTVADAPPAFARACNLGEADGCRRLAEWLDAPTSASEDPVPSPAAQASYLRACEGGLEQACMLLLDKYQIDTRTESGQAKLIGILEQSCADEFSLACVMLGVRFEKGLMVAQDPSSAAEVYKTGCLRPKIASAAPGSEDALETQQNAGQPEACTLWGALYQKGEGVDADAEYAAKLYRNACDEDYAVGCTHLGDLYEKGDQLPKDRTRSLALYGKACAGGHAQACFNLALHYQKDEGDTQDPVRAAIFYDIACASGYAPGCNSLGLMYENGTLLKRDLALAAELYKKACQNQDPKGCYNLAIAHQTGQGVTREPQTALQLFRKSCALGFADACYNLGHQLDSDEASLESQMRSLIIFQDACRAGGARACINLGSRYRDGKGVPKSPEKAYQFYEKACTLGEPRGCTQLGYLYQEGIGVTRDPAQAADSYRDACDKGDPQGCTYLAALYATGNGMPKDSKNARQYFKRGCDGGHQLACDRLSKMR from the coding sequence ATGCACCGGTTCGCTCCCTCAAAATTGCTCTATCTTATCGTCTTGCTCCTCGGCCTGTCGCTCGGCGCGTGCAGCCAGACGAAGTCAGCCGTGCGCGAACCAACCCTCGACGGGGCGCAGGAGCCCGAACCCGAGCGCGCCATACCGGACGAATATTGGGTGCGACGCATCAAGAGCGACCTCGACCTTACGAACCTGGTCGATTCCTGCCTCGACGACGACGCGATGGCCTGCACCTTATTGGGAAAGGCGCTACTCGACGGCTTCGCGATGCAGAAAGACCCGCAGCAAGCAGCGGAGTATTTTACCCGCGGATGCGCCGCCAAAAGCCCCGTGGCCTGCGCGATGCTCGCCTCGGCCTTCGTGATCGGCCACGGCGTCGAGAAGAGCCTGCAACAGGCATGGGAGTATTACGTCAACGCCTGCGACTACGGGGCGGCGATGGGATGTGTCGGGCTGGGGATGCTCTACGAGCGCGACCTGGTCGAAGGCTTTACGGTCGCCGATGCGCCGCCGGCCTTTGCGCGCGCGTGCAACCTCGGCGAGGCCGACGGGTGCCGCCGCCTGGCCGAGTGGCTCGACGCGCCTACCTCGGCCTCCGAAGACCCGGTCCCAAGCCCCGCCGCACAGGCGAGTTATTTGCGCGCCTGCGAGGGCGGCCTGGAGCAAGCCTGCATGCTCCTGCTCGACAAATACCAGATCGACACCCGCACCGAGTCCGGCCAGGCAAAGCTCATCGGCATCCTCGAGCAGAGCTGCGCCGACGAGTTCAGCCTCGCCTGCGTGATGTTAGGCGTGCGCTTTGAGAAGGGCCTGATGGTCGCGCAGGACCCATCGAGCGCGGCTGAAGTCTATAAAACCGGCTGCCTGCGCCCCAAGATCGCGAGCGCCGCGCCAGGCTCCGAAGACGCGCTCGAGACCCAACAAAACGCCGGCCAGCCCGAGGCCTGCACCCTCTGGGGCGCGCTCTACCAAAAGGGCGAGGGCGTCGATGCAGACGCCGAATACGCCGCAAAACTCTATCGAAATGCCTGCGACGAGGACTACGCCGTCGGTTGCACCCACCTGGGCGACCTCTACGAGAAGGGTGACCAACTCCCCAAAGACCGCACGCGCTCGCTGGCGCTTTACGGAAAAGCATGCGCCGGCGGCCACGCTCAGGCCTGCTTTAACCTCGCGCTGCACTACCAAAAGGACGAGGGCGACACCCAAGATCCCGTGCGCGCCGCGATCTTCTATGACATCGCCTGCGCCAGCGGATACGCCCCGGGATGCAATAGCCTCGGGCTTATGTATGAGAACGGAACATTGCTCAAACGCGACCTCGCTTTGGCCGCCGAACTCTATAAAAAAGCCTGCCAAAATCAGGATCCCAAAGGCTGCTATAACCTCGCCATCGCCCATCAAACAGGGCAGGGCGTCACGCGGGAGCCTCAAACCGCGCTTCAACTATTTCGGAAATCCTGCGCGCTGGGATTCGCCGATGCCTGCTATAACCTCGGCCATCAACTCGACAGCGATGAGGCGAGTCTCGAATCTCAAATGCGCTCGCTGATCATCTTCCAGGACGCCTGCCGCGCCGGCGGCGCGCGCGCCTGCATCAACCTCGGCTCGCGCTATCGCGACGGGAAGGGCGTCCCCAAGTCGCCCGAAAAAGCCTATCAATTCTACGAAAAGGCCTGCACGCTGGGCGAACCGCGCGGCTGCACGCAACTCGGCTATCTCTACCAGGAGGGCATCGGCGTCACCCGCGATCCTGCGCAGGCAGCCGACAGCTACCGAGACGCCTGCGACAAGGGCGACCCGCAGGGTTGCACCTACCTGGCCGCGCTCTACGCGACCGGGAACGGCATGCCCAAAGACTCGAAAAACGCCCGGCAATACTTCAAACGCGGCTGCGACGGCGGCCACCAACTTGCCTGCGACCGCCTCTCTAAAATGCGATAA